The Candidatus Binatia bacterium genome includes a region encoding these proteins:
- a CDS encoding FAD-binding oxidoreductase, producing the protein MSTPREREVIIVGSGIAGASLAYFLAERGCTDVLLLEREQSLAYHSTGRSAATLNSMDSNPTLLAIKVASAPFFRDPPPGFAESPLLKRTAVINVYPEPQWSAVREAEPRLRASGLPFALLSVAEVLERVPYVDPNEIAGGVLVADDGRLDVHEILSSYLRHARRRGVEQRLGVEVKDVLVESGRCRGVVTAEGTLRARLVVDAAGAWAGTIARMAGASPIPLVPHRRTIVVFPPPDGVALGDWPLITSDAHGIYFAPEAGDLMMSPMDEDAMEPCDATPDDTVIAEGIERFARLAPALRPRTLKRRWSGLRTFAPDRVHVVGEDPKLPGFFWLAGQGGCGIETSPMIGRIAADLIVHGRSDAFDTSLLSPRRFADAR; encoded by the coding sequence ATGTCCACCCCTCGTGAGCGCGAGGTGATCATCGTCGGCAGCGGCATCGCCGGCGCCTCTCTCGCCTACTTCCTCGCCGAGCGCGGCTGCACCGACGTGCTGCTGCTCGAGCGCGAGCAGAGCCTCGCCTACCACTCGACCGGGCGCAGCGCGGCGACGCTGAACTCGATGGACTCGAACCCGACGCTGCTCGCGATCAAGGTCGCGAGCGCACCCTTCTTCCGCGACCCGCCGCCGGGCTTCGCGGAGAGCCCGCTGCTCAAGCGCACGGCGGTGATCAACGTCTATCCGGAGCCGCAGTGGAGCGCGGTGCGCGAGGCCGAGCCGCGGCTGCGTGCGTCCGGCCTGCCCTTCGCGCTGCTCTCGGTCGCCGAGGTGCTCGAGCGCGTGCCCTACGTCGACCCGAACGAGATCGCGGGCGGCGTGCTCGTCGCCGACGACGGCCGGCTCGACGTGCACGAGATCCTGTCGAGCTACCTGCGTCACGCGCGGCGCCGCGGCGTCGAGCAGCGGCTCGGCGTCGAGGTGAAGGACGTGCTGGTCGAGAGCGGACGCTGCCGCGGCGTCGTGACCGCCGAGGGCACGCTGCGCGCGCGTCTCGTGGTCGACGCGGCGGGCGCCTGGGCGGGAACGATCGCGCGCATGGCGGGCGCGTCGCCGATCCCGCTCGTCCCGCACCGCCGCACGATCGTCGTCTTCCCGCCGCCCGACGGCGTCGCGCTCGGCGACTGGCCGCTCATCACGAGCGACGCGCACGGGATCTACTTCGCGCCGGAAGCGGGCGACCTGATGATGAGCCCGATGGACGAGGACGCGATGGAGCCGTGCGACGCGACGCCCGACGACACGGTGATCGCCGAGGGCATCGAGCGCTTCGCGCGTCTCGCGCCGGCGCTGCGGCCGCGCACGCTCAAGCGGCGCTGGTCCGGGCTGCGCACCTTCGCACCCGACCGCGTGCACGTCGTCGGCGAGGACCCGAAGCTGCCCGGCTTCTTCTGGCTCGCGGGCCAGGGCGGCTGCGGGATCGAGACCAGCCCGATGATCGGCCGCATCGCCGCCG
- the rlmD gene encoding 23S rRNA (uracil(1939)-C(5))-methyltransferase RlmD has protein sequence MARATDRSERARRGREGRGRGAHERKRVAERRAAPVASARTRASEAEGPHVPCPHFPACVGCPLVGTPYPAQLAAKDATLRDALARQHLHVTRVEPAVGSPRAFGYRNHAKLVFRSRRAPHGAREVVLGVYRPGTHSVAPADGCIVHHRLLQPVLRVLRREVERLEIPIFDERVRTGALRYALARASSAQGAVHLTLVSAISDPPQLRELIARLRRELPTLAAGFLCVNPTPGNVLLTSDIRRLFGPPALLERFGDVELESRPDAFLQANAAVASRIYATVRSWLAPRPDDVALDLYCGVGGIALHLAPALRRVLGIEGQPSAVDCATSSARRRRVANAEFVAAPVEDTLRIAGERGLTSPTLVAVNPPRKGLTAQVVEVVAQLAPRKIAYVSCDPTSLARDLALLTARGYGVERVRAFDMLPQTPHVEAVALLERRDAP, from the coding sequence GTGGCGCGGGCGACGGATCGGAGCGAGCGGGCGCGGCGCGGGCGCGAGGGGCGCGGCCGCGGCGCGCACGAGCGCAAGCGCGTCGCCGAGCGGCGTGCGGCGCCTGTGGCGAGCGCGCGCACGCGCGCGTCCGAAGCCGAGGGACCGCACGTGCCGTGCCCGCACTTCCCGGCCTGCGTCGGCTGTCCGCTGGTCGGCACGCCGTACCCCGCGCAGCTCGCGGCCAAGGACGCGACGCTGCGCGACGCGCTCGCGCGCCAGCATCTGCACGTGACGCGCGTCGAGCCCGCCGTCGGCAGCCCGCGCGCGTTTGGCTACCGCAACCACGCGAAGCTCGTCTTTCGCTCGCGCAGGGCGCCGCACGGCGCGCGCGAGGTCGTGCTCGGCGTCTACCGACCGGGCACCCACAGCGTCGCGCCGGCGGACGGCTGCATCGTCCACCACCGTCTCCTGCAGCCGGTGCTGCGCGTGCTGCGGCGCGAGGTCGAGCGGCTCGAGATCCCGATCTTCGACGAGCGCGTGCGCACCGGCGCGCTGCGCTACGCGCTGGCGCGCGCCTCGAGCGCGCAGGGCGCGGTGCACCTGACGCTGGTCTCCGCGATCTCCGACCCGCCGCAGCTCCGCGAGCTGATCGCGCGGCTGCGGCGCGAGCTGCCGACGCTCGCCGCGGGCTTCCTGTGCGTCAATCCAACGCCGGGCAACGTGCTGCTGACGTCGGACATCCGTCGTCTGTTCGGGCCGCCCGCGCTGCTCGAGCGCTTCGGCGACGTCGAGCTCGAGAGCCGCCCGGATGCCTTTCTGCAGGCGAACGCCGCGGTCGCGTCACGCATCTACGCGACCGTGCGCAGCTGGCTCGCGCCGCGTCCGGACGACGTCGCGCTCGACCTCTACTGCGGCGTCGGCGGCATCGCGCTGCACCTCGCGCCGGCGCTGCGCCGCGTGCTCGGCATCGAGGGGCAGCCGTCGGCGGTCGACTGCGCGACGTCGAGCGCGCGCCGCAGGAGGGTCGCGAACGCCGAGTTCGTCGCGGCGCCGGTCGAGGACACGCTGCGCATCGCGGGCGAGCGCGGGCTCACGAGCCCGACGCTGGTCGCGGTCAATCCGCCGCGCAAGGGGCTCACGGCGCAGGTCGTGGAGGTGGTCGCGCAGCTCGCGCCGCGCAAGATCGCGTACGTCTCGTGCGACCCGACGTCGCTGGCGCGCGACCTCGCGCTGCTCACCGCGCGCGGCTACGGCGTCGAGCGCGTGCGCGCGTTCGACATGCTGCCGCAGACGCCGCACGTCGAGGCGGTGGCGCTGCTCGAGCGGCGCGACGCTCCCTAG
- a CDS encoding 3-oxoacid CoA-transferase subunit A: MANKQICESARDAVADVHDGASILVHSFGPPQAWPTDCLLALAERGVRDLTVVCNTPAGGPTSLNVLADKKQIRKLICSYVASPSLTTPIAEQVKAGEIELEMVPQGTLIERVRAGGSGLAGFFTPTGVGTEVERGKEVREFDGKRYVFERAIRTDFALVKAYQADGAGNLTYRRGARNFGPWMAAAAKTTIAEVHEIVPTGTLDPEAVVTPGIFVDRIVKTTTHIDVGVLRQILQLVGRQNNMEGRAVRDGGPTGLPADLMAMRAAALLREGEYVNLGIGLPTLVSNYVAGRGVTLHSENGILGYGGFPEEGQEDVDLYNASGQLVTPLPETSYFDSTVSFAMARSGRVSTIILGAFQVAQNGDLANWSLPSGGGGIGGAMDLAAGGARVIALCYQLERNGRSKLVDKLTYPPTALGCVKAVVTDLAYFDIDADGFLLRELAPGVTVDDVKAATAAPLRVARDVKEMEFA, encoded by the coding sequence GTGGCGAACAAGCAGATCTGCGAATCCGCGCGCGACGCCGTGGCCGACGTCCACGACGGCGCCTCGATCCTCGTGCACAGCTTCGGCCCGCCGCAGGCGTGGCCGACCGACTGCCTGCTGGCGCTCGCCGAGCGCGGGGTCCGCGACCTGACGGTCGTGTGCAACACGCCCGCGGGCGGCCCGACGTCGCTCAACGTGCTCGCCGACAAGAAGCAGATCCGCAAGCTGATCTGCTCCTACGTCGCGTCGCCGTCGCTGACGACGCCGATCGCCGAGCAGGTGAAGGCGGGCGAGATCGAGCTCGAGATGGTCCCGCAGGGGACGCTGATCGAGCGCGTGCGCGCGGGCGGCTCCGGGCTCGCGGGCTTCTTCACGCCGACCGGCGTGGGCACCGAGGTCGAGCGCGGCAAGGAGGTGCGGGAGTTCGACGGCAAGCGCTACGTCTTCGAGCGCGCGATCCGCACCGACTTCGCGCTGGTCAAGGCGTACCAGGCGGACGGCGCCGGCAACCTCACGTACCGGCGCGGCGCGCGCAACTTCGGCCCGTGGATGGCGGCCGCGGCGAAGACGACGATCGCCGAGGTGCACGAGATCGTGCCGACCGGAACGCTCGATCCCGAGGCGGTGGTGACGCCCGGCATCTTCGTCGACCGCATCGTCAAGACGACGACGCACATCGACGTCGGCGTCCTGCGCCAGATCCTGCAGCTCGTCGGGCGGCAGAACAACATGGAGGGACGCGCGGTGCGCGACGGCGGTCCGACGGGTCTGCCCGCCGACCTGATGGCGATGCGCGCGGCGGCGCTGCTGCGCGAGGGCGAGTACGTGAACCTCGGCATCGGTCTGCCGACGCTGGTGTCGAACTACGTCGCGGGACGCGGCGTCACGCTGCACAGCGAGAACGGCATCCTCGGCTACGGCGGCTTCCCGGAGGAAGGGCAGGAGGACGTCGATCTCTACAACGCGAGCGGTCAGCTCGTGACGCCGCTGCCCGAGACCTCGTACTTCGACTCCACCGTGTCGTTCGCGATGGCGCGCAGCGGGCGCGTGTCGACGATCATCCTCGGCGCGTTCCAGGTGGCGCAGAACGGCGACCTCGCGAACTGGAGCCTGCCGTCGGGCGGCGGCGGCATCGGCGGCGCGATGGACCTCGCCGCGGGGGGCGCGCGCGTGATCGCGCTCTGCTACCAGCTCGAGCGCAACGGCCGCTCGAAGCTGGTCGACAAGCTCACCTATCCGCCGACGGCGCTCGGCTGCGTCAAGGCGGTGGTCACGGACCTCGCGTACTTCGACATCGACGCGGACGGATTCCTGCTGCGCGAGCTCGCGCCCGGCGTGACGGTCGACGACGTCAAGGCGGCGACCGCAGCACCGCTGCGGGTCGCGCGCGACGTCAAGGAGATGGAGTTCGCCTGA
- a CDS encoding acyl-CoA dehydrogenase family protein produces MDFTLSDEERQLRDTVREFVEEVVNPVWQEIERTDRLPDTVLERARELGLFGLSIAPEYGGLGLTVVQKALVHEMLGRGPWGLASYISVHTGIGCTGINLFGTKEQKERYLPKMATGEWLGCFALTEPGAGSDAGNLQTRAERDGDHWVLNGRKIFITNAPYAHHAVVFARAPKGITAFIVDTDTPGFQIGQVFDTLGHKGSAICELVFEDCRIPASALLGEEGKGFDIAKRSLSEGRTMLSARSVGAAQKAMELAIEHGEARQTFGKPLLDHQALAFRLAQMSARTEAARMLVYRSAWLIDRGSPAIRESSTAKYFCGEALWQTVDDAIQMLGGYGYIRGEYMLDRIWRDARVVRIYDGSSEVQQILIAQRLRKGDLETPW; encoded by the coding sequence ATGGACTTCACTCTCAGCGACGAGGAACGCCAGCTTCGCGACACGGTTCGCGAGTTCGTCGAGGAGGTCGTCAACCCGGTCTGGCAGGAGATCGAGCGAACCGACCGCCTGCCCGACACCGTGCTCGAGCGCGCGCGCGAGCTCGGGCTGTTCGGGCTGTCGATCGCGCCCGAGTACGGCGGCCTCGGCCTCACGGTCGTGCAGAAGGCGCTCGTGCACGAGATGCTCGGCCGCGGTCCCTGGGGCCTCGCGAGCTACATCAGCGTGCATACCGGCATCGGCTGCACCGGCATCAACCTCTTCGGCACCAAGGAGCAGAAGGAGCGCTACCTGCCGAAGATGGCGACCGGCGAGTGGCTCGGCTGCTTCGCGCTCACCGAGCCCGGCGCCGGCTCCGACGCCGGCAACCTGCAGACCCGCGCCGAGCGCGACGGCGACCACTGGGTGCTGAACGGCCGCAAGATCTTCATCACCAACGCGCCGTACGCGCACCACGCGGTGGTCTTCGCGCGCGCGCCGAAGGGCATCACCGCGTTCATCGTCGACACCGACACGCCGGGCTTCCAGATCGGCCAGGTGTTCGACACGCTCGGCCACAAGGGCTCGGCGATCTGCGAGCTGGTGTTCGAGGACTGCCGCATCCCCGCGAGCGCGCTGCTCGGCGAGGAAGGCAAGGGCTTCGACATCGCGAAGCGCTCGCTGTCCGAGGGACGCACGATGCTGTCGGCGCGCTCGGTCGGCGCCGCGCAGAAGGCGATGGAGCTCGCGATCGAGCACGGCGAGGCGCGCCAGACCTTCGGCAAGCCGCTGCTCGACCACCAGGCGCTCGCCTTCCGCCTCGCGCAGATGAGCGCGCGCACGGAGGCCGCGCGCATGCTCGTCTACCGCAGCGCCTGGCTCATCGACCGCGGCAGCCCGGCGATCCGCGAGTCGTCGACCGCGAAGTACTTCTGCGGCGAGGCGCTCTGGCAGACGGTCGACGACGCGATCCAGATGCTCGGCGGCTACGGCTACATCCGCGGCGAGTACATGCTCGACCGCATCTGGCGCGACGCGCGCGTGGTGCGCATCTACGACGGCTCGTCGGAGGTGCAGCAGATCCTGATCGCGCAGCGCTTGCGCAAGGGCGATCTCGAGACCCCGTGGTGA
- a CDS encoding DNA topoisomerase IV subunit A, which yields MSDVSEQPTSAADLRTAAEQRYLAYALSVITSRALPDVRDGLKPVQRRILYAMYQNLRLGAGAKPRKSAQIVGEVIGKYHPHGDTAAYDAMVRMAQDFSLRYPLVHGEGNFGSLDGDAPAAYRYTEARLTAIAEEMLADLGSDTVDWRANYDATIEEPIVLPSRIPQLLMNGSTGIAVGMATNIPPHNLTEVCDALVAMIDEPDIDVKGLLKHIKGPDFPTGGELLSSKAEVRNVYETGQGALRLRSQYKVETLPRGKRQVVVTSVPYTVNKASVIEQIASLIIERKLPQVVDVRDESTTDVRIVLELKSDAEPEVAMAYLFKHTDLQINFNVNLTCLMPTESSQVGQPGRVSLRELCRHFLDFRMQVVTRRLEFEKRKLLARLHILDGFIKIYDNLDEAIRIIRKAESRADAAAKLMKRFSLDEEQVDAILELRLYQLARLEIDKIRSEREEKQKRLAEVERLLKKPAERWKLIRGEITDIKNKYGDKRRTVVSASGREELAYDPNAYIVHEEATVLLSRDGWIRRVRELKDPSSARLREGDALWAIHQGSTRDRIALFSSKGVLYVMPVTDVPATTGYGEPVQSMFKFGDGERVVASLLVPAPPAGNGKDEDGGKRSGKRGQGDLFDGGEVIELTEEARPLLVVSAAGYGFRTTPDLSVTTRAGRRFARVADGDELVAVTGVEGPEVFCLARSGKGLRFPVEEAAELSGAGRGVILMRLDPQDRVVGAVVPPPRTKLVIGIEGGPERTVAPDDFPAAHRAGKGYKVVKRGVPSALRAE from the coding sequence ATGAGCGACGTCAGCGAGCAACCGACGAGCGCCGCCGACCTGCGCACCGCGGCGGAGCAGCGCTACCTGGCCTACGCCCTCTCCGTCATCACCTCGCGCGCGCTGCCCGACGTCCGCGACGGTCTCAAGCCCGTGCAGAGGCGAATTCTGTACGCGATGTACCAGAACCTTCGCCTCGGGGCCGGGGCGAAGCCGCGCAAGTCGGCGCAGATCGTCGGCGAGGTGATCGGCAAGTACCACCCGCACGGCGACACCGCAGCGTACGATGCGATGGTGCGCATGGCGCAGGACTTCTCGCTGCGCTACCCGCTCGTGCACGGCGAGGGCAACTTCGGCTCGCTCGACGGCGACGCGCCCGCCGCCTACCGCTACACCGAGGCGCGTCTCACGGCGATCGCCGAGGAGATGCTCGCCGACCTCGGCTCCGACACCGTCGACTGGCGCGCGAACTACGACGCGACCATCGAGGAGCCGATCGTCCTGCCGAGCCGCATTCCGCAGCTGCTGATGAACGGCTCGACGGGAATCGCGGTCGGCATGGCGACCAACATCCCGCCGCACAACCTGACCGAGGTGTGCGACGCGCTGGTCGCGATGATCGACGAGCCCGACATCGACGTGAAGGGCTTGCTCAAGCACATCAAGGGTCCGGACTTCCCGACCGGCGGCGAGCTGCTGTCGAGCAAGGCCGAGGTCCGCAACGTCTACGAGACCGGCCAGGGCGCGCTGCGCCTGCGCAGCCAGTACAAGGTCGAGACCCTGCCGCGCGGCAAGCGCCAGGTCGTCGTGACCTCGGTGCCCTACACGGTCAACAAGGCGTCGGTGATCGAGCAGATCGCGTCGCTGATCATCGAGCGCAAGCTGCCGCAGGTGGTCGACGTGCGCGACGAGTCGACCACCGACGTGCGCATCGTCCTCGAGCTCAAGTCCGACGCCGAGCCCGAGGTCGCGATGGCGTACCTCTTCAAGCACACCGACCTGCAGATCAACTTCAACGTCAACCTGACGTGCCTGATGCCGACCGAGAGCTCGCAGGTCGGACAGCCGGGCCGCGTGTCGCTGCGCGAGCTGTGCCGCCACTTCCTCGACTTCCGCATGCAGGTGGTGACGCGGCGCCTCGAGTTCGAGAAGCGCAAGCTGCTCGCGCGCCTGCACATCCTCGACGGCTTCATCAAGATCTACGACAACCTCGACGAGGCGATCCGCATCATCCGCAAGGCCGAGAGCCGCGCCGACGCGGCGGCCAAGCTGATGAAGCGCTTCTCGCTCGACGAGGAGCAGGTCGACGCGATCCTCGAGCTGCGCCTCTACCAGCTCGCGCGCCTCGAGATCGACAAGATCCGCAGCGAGCGCGAGGAGAAGCAGAAGCGCCTCGCCGAGGTCGAGCGGCTGCTGAAGAAGCCCGCCGAGCGCTGGAAGCTGATCCGCGGCGAGATCACCGACATCAAGAATAAATACGGCGACAAGCGCCGCACCGTGGTGTCGGCGAGCGGCCGCGAGGAGCTCGCCTACGATCCGAACGCCTACATCGTGCACGAGGAGGCGACGGTGCTGCTGTCGCGCGACGGCTGGATCCGGCGCGTGCGCGAGCTCAAGGATCCGTCGAGCGCGCGGCTGCGCGAGGGCGACGCGCTGTGGGCGATCCACCAGGGCAGCACGCGCGACCGCATCGCGCTGTTCTCGAGCAAGGGCGTGCTCTACGTGATGCCGGTGACCGACGTGCCGGCGACGACCGGCTACGGCGAGCCCGTGCAGTCGATGTTCAAGTTCGGCGACGGCGAGCGCGTCGTCGCCTCGCTGCTCGTGCCCGCCCCGCCCGCGGGCAACGGCAAGGACGAGGACGGCGGCAAGCGCAGCGGCAAGCGCGGCCAGGGCGACCTCTTCGACGGCGGCGAGGTCATCGAGCTCACCGAGGAGGCCCGGCCGCTGCTCGTCGTCTCGGCCGCGGGCTACGGCTTCCGCACCACGCCCGACCTCTCGGTGACGACCCGCGCCGGGCGTCGCTTCGCGCGTGTCGCGGACGGCGACGAGCTGGTCGCGGTCACCGGCGTCGAGGGGCCGGAGGTCTTCTGCCTCGCGCGCAGCGGCAAGGGCCTGCGCTTCCCGGTCGAGGAGGCGGCGGAGCTCTCGGGCGCGGGTCGCGGCGTCATCCTGATGCGGCTCGATCCGCAGGACCGCGTCGTGGGCGCGGTCGTGCCGCCGCCGCGCACGAAGCTCGTCATCGGGATCGAGGGCGGCCCCGAGCGCACGGTCGCGCCCGACGACTTCCCGGCCGCGCACCGCGCGGGCAAGGGCTACAAGGTCGTCAAGCGCGGCGTGCCGAGCGCGCTGCGTGCCGAATGA
- a CDS encoding prepilin-type N-terminal cleavage/methylation domain-containing protein translates to MSKRAQEGFTLVELLVVVAIIAILAAIAIPTFSSYRADGYDAHAISGLANLARAEEVFFASNGRYTTDVAELPPYYPPTGVVLTVTDAGPQRFRATSHHPLGTRTFTWDSGAGGLQP, encoded by the coding sequence ATGAGCAAGAGAGCGCAAGAGGGCTTCACGCTGGTCGAGCTGCTGGTCGTGGTCGCGATCATCGCCATCCTCGCCGCGATCGCGATCCCGACCTTCTCGTCCTACCGGGCGGACGGCTACGACGCGCACGCGATCAGCGGGCTCGCGAACCTGGCCCGGGCGGAGGAGGTCTTCTTCGCGTCGAACGGGCGCTACACGACCGACGTGGCCGAGCTGCCGCCGTACTACCCACCGACCGGGGTTGTCTTGACGGTCACCGACGCGGGCCCGCAGCGCTTCCGCGCGACCTCGCACCACCCGCTCGGGACGCGCACCTTCACCTGGGACTCGGGGGCGGGCGGGCTGCAGCCGTAG